The following are encoded together in the Xiphophorus hellerii strain 12219 chromosome 3, Xiphophorus_hellerii-4.1, whole genome shotgun sequence genome:
- the tp53inp1 gene encoding tumor protein p53-inducible nuclear protein 1, translated as MFQRFASTLFGDDGNEPSRGSQPGGGKQAEEEDEEDWILVNYLAEACSSHCGDDLSDSTIIPHEEEEEEEEEDLVMIPSPMASPAIRFPSCTSLNSTADGGAEDDEDGDDEEEEEGGFLRLDACSLEESWFVTPPPCFTGHGGQPVLLETSPLENLLIEHPSMSVYAHHSPPRLARDPIPHHTLDREMDFLSGNTSANQTPAGGKEKARPTLEGPRHRPEVVQRRSTLHSTCYAAALTTKPGLLQQRPGNVTQRTQLLSRKALRRLNLLRPAKPGTLHFHLHQPTQRHLNF; from the exons ATGTTCCAGAGGTTCGCCAGCACTCTGTTTGGAGACGACGGGAACGAGCCGAGTCGAGGCAGCCAGCCGGGAGGCGGCAAacaggcagaggaggaggatgaagaagacTGGATCTTAGTGAACTACCTGG ctgaagcTTGCTCTAGTCATTGTGGTGATGACCTCTCTGACTCCACCATCATCCCtcatgaagaggaggaggaggaggaagaggaagaccTGGTGATGATCCCTTCTCCGATGGCCAGCCCCGCTATCCGCTTCCCCTCCTGCACCTCCCTCAACTCCACGGCCGACGGCGGCGCGGAGGACGATGAAGATGGGgacgacgaggaggaggaggaaggcggGTTCCTGCGTCTGGACGCCTGCTCTCTGGAGGAGAGCTGGTTCGTGACTCCTCCCCCCTGCTTCACCGGCCATGGCGGTCAGCCGGTTCTCCTGGAGACCAGCCCGCTGGAGAACCTGCTGATCGAACACCCCAGCATGTCCGTCTACGCCCACCACAGCCCGCCGCGACTGGCCCGAGACCCAATACCACACCACACGCTCGACCGGGAAATGGACTTCCTGTCTGGAAATACGTCTGCAAACCAAACGCCTGCAGGTGGAAAAGAGAAGGCAAGACCCACACTTGAAGGACCTCGACATAG ACCAGAGGTGGTGCAGCGCCGCTCCACCCTGCACTCTACCTGCTACGCTGCAGCGCTCACCACCAAACCCGGACTCCTGCAGCAGCGGCCGGGTAACGTCACCCAACGCACCCAGCTGCTGTCCCGCAAGGCCCTACGACGCCTCAACCTGCTGCGCCCCGCGAAGCCCGGCACCCTCCACTTCCATCTGCACCAGCCCACCCAGAGGCACCTCAACTTCTGA